A single window of Selenomonas sputigena DNA harbors:
- a CDS encoding cell division protein ZapA: protein MEKKKVVVEIFGEVYPLKSDEPADYVRQLAKLVDDNMRDVAKKTRSFSGTKIGVLAALQLADEYYKLKKDYDELLALLEEPK, encoded by the coding sequence ATGGAAAAGAAGAAGGTAGTCGTTGAGATATTCGGCGAAGTGTATCCGCTCAAGAGCGATGAACCTGCCGACTATGTGCGCCAGCTTGCCAAGCTCGTGGATGATAACATGCGCGACGTCGCCAAAAAGACCCGCAGTTTCTCGGGCACGAAGATCGGCGTGCTCGCCGCTTTGCAGCTTGCCGATGAATACTACAAGCTGAAGAAGGATTACGACGAATTGCTCGCCCTTTTGGAAGAGCCGAAATAG